In Capsicum annuum cultivar UCD-10X-F1 chromosome 7, UCD10Xv1.1, whole genome shotgun sequence, one genomic interval encodes:
- the LOC107878884 gene encoding uncharacterized protein LOC107878884, translating into MSKECILKGIKVEGVENIVGLNGHNNKHTNKKQLFLTSRNVSDNIFPNIINRHLQQKNTREMDANRQAERDKILKDIHKVDEDVDSKAKIVHEQVTATGGIHEAQISSNEPAAACTTGVGNEDQPDKEDLKGEMSTCHDADEEKEEVKELNYDKEAMEDLMSKLHIGKLPTIGKSRSTPLNNLRSRGRSTLLLFYRLWRDHLLKKPPPPL; encoded by the exons ATGAGTAAAGAGTGCATTTTAAAAGGGATTAAAGTGGAAGGCGTCGAAAATATCGTTGGTTTAAATGGTCATAATAACAAGCATACGAATAAGAAACAACTATTCTTGACAAGTCGCAACGTTTCAG ACAACATATTCCCCAACATAATTAACCGTCACCTTCAGCAAAAGAATACTAGAGAAATGGATGCAAACCGCCAAGCGGAACGTGATAAGATACTGAAGGACATTCATAAAGTGGATGAAGATGTTGATTCAAAGGCCAAAATTGTTCACGAACAAGTAACTGCAACTGGAGGAATTCACGAGGCGCAAATTAGCAGCAATGAACCTGCTGCTGCATGCACAACAGGAGTGGGGAATGAGGATCAACCTGATAAAGAAGACTTGAAGGGCGAGATGTCGACATGTCATGATgctgatgaagaaaaagaagaagttaaGGAGTTGAATTATGACAAGGAAGCAATGGAAGACCTTATGTCAAAACTTCACATTGGGAAGTTACCTACTATTGGTAAGAGTAGATCAACCCCGCTAAATAACTTGAGAAGCCGAGGTCGCTCCACCTTATTACTGTTCTATCGTCTCTGGAGAGACCACCTTCTAAAGAAACCTCCGCCTCCTCTCTGA
- the LOC107878883 gene encoding thiosulfate/3-mercaptopyruvate sulfurtransferase 1, mitochondrial: MASGLLSRTLFAHRFLKSSSTSLSSTKPQFFSSVKKAFYSQAAPTYFSYKVVGSFTCCLASSRVGTMATFSTLAVYSSEPVVSVDWLHANLKHPDIKVLDASWYMPNEQRNPLQEYQVAHIPGALFFDVDGISDRATNLPHMLPSEEAFAAAVSALGIENKDGVVVYDGKGIFSAARVWWMFRVFGHDRVWVLDGGLPRWRASGYDVESSASGDAILKASAASEAIEKVYQRQAVGPITFQTKFQPHLVWTLDQVWKNIEEGTYQQIDARSKDRFDGVAPEPRKGIKSGHVPGSKCIPFSQMLDGSQTLLSNEELKKKFDQEGISLDKPIVTSCGTGVTACILALGLHRLGKADVPVYDGSWTEWGGHPDTPVSTSTSEA; encoded by the exons ATGGCGTCGGGGTTATTATCGAGAACTCTCTTTGCCCACCGCTTTCTCAAGTCATCTTCCACTTCCTTATCCTCCACCAAGCCTCAATTCTTTTCATCTGTT AAGAAAGCATTCTACTCCCAAGCTGCACCAACCTATTTCTCTTACAAAGTGGTGGGTTCGTTTACTTGTTGCCTTGCTTCATCAAGAGTAGGAACAATGGCAACATTCTCAACACTGGCGGTCTACTCCAGTGAACCTGTTGTTTCCGTTGACTGGCTCCATGCAAACCTCAAACACCCTGATATAAAG gtATTGGATGCATCTTGGTACATGCCAAACGAGCAGAGAAACCCTCTTCAAGAGTATCAG GTTGCACATATTCCTGGAGCACTCTTCTTTGATGTAGATGGTATATCCGATCGTGCTACAAAT CTGCCACATATGCTGCCATCTGAAGAAGCATTTGCAGCCGCTGTATCTGCTCTTGGAATCGAGAACAAAGATGGGGTTGTTGTCTATGATGGGAAGGGCATCTTCAGTGCAGCTCGTGTATGGTG GATGTTTCGAGTGTTTGGACATGACAGAGTTTGGGTTTTAGATGGTGGCTTGCCAAGATGGCGTGCTTCTGGATATGATGTTGAATCCAGTGCATCTGGTGACGCAATTTTGAAAGCCAGCGCTGCCAGTGAAGCAATAGAGAAAGTATATCAACGACAGGCG GTTGGACCTATTACCTTTCAGACCAAGTTTCAGCCACATCTCGTCTGGACCCTTGATCAG GTTTGGAAGAACATTGAAGAGGGAACGTATCAGCAAATAGATGCTCGATCCAAAGATAG GTTTGATGGTGTTGCACCAGAGCCTCGAAAAGGAATAAAAAGTGGTCATGTACCTGGGAGCAAGTGCATTCCTTTTTCACAG ATGCTTGATGGCTCTCAGACACTATTATCTAATGAAGAGCTCaagaaaaaatttgatcaagaag GTATCTCTTTGGACAAACCTATAGTAACTTCCTGTGGCACTGGTGTAACAGCCTGTATACTTGCCTTG GGCCTCCATCGTCTTGGAAAGGCTGATGTTCCAGTATATGATGGTTCATGGACAGAATGGGGAGGGCATCCAGATACACCAGTCTCCACATCTACATCTGAAGCGTAG